The region TCAGCGTCGACAGGCCGCAGCAGGCCGCGGGGATGCGCAGCGACCCCATGCCGTCGTTGCCCTGCGCGAACGGGACCATGCCCGCGGCGACAGCCGCCGCCGAACCTCCCGATGACCCGCCCGGGGTGTGGCCCGGCAGCGTCGGATTGTCGACAGTCAGCCCCGGCAGCGTCGTCGTACCCCACGTGCAGAACTGCGGGTTCACGGTAGTTCCCACGGCAATCGCGCCGGCGTTGGTCAGCTGGCGCACGAACGGGTTCTCCGGGACCGTGTTCTCCTTCAGGGAAAAAGGCACGCCTGCGAGCGGCAGCTGGGAGAGGTCCTCGCGCTGCTCAAGGTCCCGCGCCGCCTGCAGAGCGCGGCCCGCCCACACCTCGCGGAAAGCGTGAACCCCGCCGTCCAGCCTGCTAATCGCATCAAGGCTGCGCTGCACGCTGTCGACCGGGCTGAGCTTTCCCTCCCGGACCTGCGCCGCAATCTCGTGGACGGTGGGCAGGTCCCTAATGGCGGAAGTGTGAGAGGTCATGGCGGATTCATCTCCTCGGGAAATTTTTCAGTGGCAAATGAATTCAGTCTAGATATCCGCCAGTGCGCTCGCTGCCTTATCGGCCGCAGCGCGCGCAGGAAGTAGGCTCGCCTCGTTCGACAGCATCACGAAACTGAGCACCTGCCCCGACTTCGTCACCACGTAGCCAGCCAGCGCCGATGCCTTATTCAGGGTCCCCGTCTTCGCTCGAACGAGCCCCGCCCCGGAGCTATTTCCGAAGCGATCCGCCAGGGTCCCGGACACCCCCGCCACCGGGAGGCAGTCCAGAAGCGGGCGCAGCGCGTCCGTCACCGCCGCCTTTTTCTCTTCCGTCTCTCCGCTATCCCCTCCGCTTTCCGACGCCTCTTGCCCACTCCCCGGCCCAGCCGCCGCGGTCAGGACTTCCGAAAGATGCTTAGGCGTGACTCTGTTATCCGTGCTCAGCCCGCTCGAGTCGGCCAAGATAGCACCGTCGAGGCCGAAACCATGCTCGGCGAGGGTATCCCGCACAGCCGTTGCGGCGCCTGCGAAGGTCGGGGGCAGATTGCGGGCCACCGCCAGCTCGCGGGCTATGGACTCTGCCAGGACGTTATCGCTGTAGAGCATCATGTCGCGAAGGCGCGTGTGCAACGGTGCCGACTGCACCGAGGCCACCACGGTCGGCTCTACCGCCGGCAGCGCGACGCCGTCAGCGACATTTCCGCCCGCCTCGGTGCCGAGCTGGGCTGCCAGCACGCTCGCGATGTCCTCAGCCGGGGTGGCGCTGCGCGGGGAGTTTTCCTCCTTCGGGTCGATGCGACCCGCATCGATCATTGCGGGCTCGACGTCGGCGACGTATCCGTCGGCCAGCCCCTGCTTCTCCCAGGTGGAGTGGAAGGTCTCAGGAAACAGGGAGGTATCAACGTAGACCTTGCCCACGCCGTCCGGCATGGCTGCACGTACCTTCGCAGCCAGGTCCGCGACGGACGCGGCGTCGTGGAAGAACCCGTCCCCGTTAGCGCTCAGGGTCGGGTCGCCGGCACCCTGAATAACCACGTCCTTACTCTCTCCGTAGCGCAAGACCTTGGTCTCCACACGGTGGTCGTCGTCGATGCCGAGCAGCGCGGCGGCCGCCGTGAGGATTTTCAGCGACGAGGCCGGCATCGCCACGACCGAATCGTCCTTGCCCCACAGCCTGGCGCCGGTCGTTGCATCGGAAACTACCGCGTGGAGCTGCCCGAAGCCCGTATCCGCAGTAGCACCGTCCATGGCGGCGGTGACTTTGGCGGCCAGGGTGTCGTCGGCAAGCGAGGAGCGGGCGGCGGTGACAGGAGAGGCCGCACGCTCGACGGCGGGGGCCGGCTGCACCTCAATCTGGCGATTGTTATACGAAATCAGCGCGAGTGCGCCACCGAGCGCGGCAAGAAGCACCACAAGGAGAATGGAGACCCATACTACCCAGCCCCGACGCGTACCGGACTGCGAATCGGCACTGCTCAAAGTGAAATGCACCTGCTTCCTTATGCCTCGAGAGGTCGAGCAACCGGAGAAGGCGACTACATGCCGGGAGGGCAAACGCTCTAGCGGGCGCGCATCGCCTAAGATGGCCGTCAGGGAATTGTACACCGATTATAAGGAGTCATCGCCGTGAGCGTTGAGGTCACTATTGAGATCCCGAAGGGTCAGCGCAACAAGTACGAAGTCGATCACGAGACCGGCAAGGTCTACCTCGACCGCTACCTGTTCACCCCCATGGCATACCCGGCCGACTACGGCTTCATCGATGGCACTCTGGGCGAGGACGGCGACCCGCTGGACGCACTGGTCATCCTGCCGGAGCCGGTATTCCCAGGCGTTATCGTCAAGGCCCGCCCGGTCGGTGTCTTCAAGATGACCGACGAGGCCGGCGGCGACGACAAGCTGCTCTGCGTCCTCGATGACGTCCGCTTCGAGGGCTACCAGGACATCTCCGACGTGTCTGACTTCGTCAAGGACGAGATCGAGCACTTCTTCGTCCACTACAAGGACCTGGAGCCGGGCAAGGAAGTTTCCGGTTCGGGCTGGGGCGACAAGGCTGAGGCCGAGAAGATCCTGGCTGAGGCTATCGAGCGCCACAAGTAGTAACCGGGGCGGCGCGGCGCATGCCGTGCAAGAGGTGCAAGAGGTGCAAGAGGTGCCGCGCCCAACTTTTGATTTTTGCCAGCTTTTTGTAGGAAGTAAGCCACTTTTCGGCGCTACTTCCTACAAAAAGCTGGCAAATTTTTTACGGTTTGTTTTCCGGCGTGCTCGCCTAGCCCGGGCCATTGCCTTAAGCCCCGAATCGCAGCAGTGCCACCTCCATCGCCGCGCCATACCAACGATGCCGCGCGTATAGTGACGCACTATGGAAACCGTATCTGTAACTGAAGTACCCGCAGGCGCCCAGCTCATCGATGTTCGTTCCCAGATGGAGTGGGACGACGGTCACGCCGTCGGCGCTACCCACATCCCGATGGAGGAGATTCCATCCCGTTATGGCGAGTTGGACCTCGACTCGGATATTTACCTGATGTGCCGCTCCGGAGGCCGCGCCTCCCAGGTCGCTGACTGGCTGGAGAAGAACGGCATCGACACCATCGTCGTCCGCGGCGGAATGATCGATTGGGAGCACTTCGGCCTGCCGATGGAAAAGGCATAGCCTTTTCGGATACTTCTGGATTCTCCCAGCCTCTTTTGGAAGGGGCCGGAACTTCCCGGGCTACCCCATCCAACTTTATCCCTTTCAGCGCGGCGTGCAGCGCCTTCCAGACCTTGCACATCGCGCTGAACTCTACAAAGACGTTAAAATAATTGGGCGTGCCCAACTATTGAATACACAGCTATTCGATAGCATTGGAAGCATGTCTGATTCCCCTGCCTCAAAGTCGATCAAGGCATCTCGCACCAAGAAGCCCAAATCCGCGGCCAAGCGCCCCGGCACTGCCACGGGCTCCGACTCCCCCATGGCCCCGAGTGCCCTGCGCAAGTCTGCGTCCTGGTGCCTTTCGTATCTCGATGCCGCTGTTCGGGAGAGTGTCAACGCAACGCTCTCTCGCACTAACATCGAAAGCCTGTCCCTGCGCGGTTACTGGGTTCTGGAAGCTATCGCCGACGGCGACGGGCTCGCCCAAACCGAACTGAGCTGCGCCCTCAGCATGGATCGCTCCGACATGGTCCGCCTCATCGATTCTCTGGAAAAGGCCGGCCTAGTCATCCGCACGCGCGATATCAACGACCGCCGGCGCCAGCTCATTTCGCTCACCGTGGACGGAGACACCGCCCGCTCATCGCTGCGCCGCTCCCTCCGTCGAGCCGAGCGCACCGCCGTCGCTTCCTGCCCCGCCGAGGTGCGCTCCCTCCTGTCTTCGCTTGCCGACGTCCCCTCGGCCCCCATCGACCCGGAGCAGCCTGCGGCGTCCAAGGAGCCATCCGCTCCGGAAGAGGCTACGGTGCTGACCGAGACAAAGCCCAAGAAGCAGAAGAAAAAGAAGAAGGGCAAGAAGAAAAAGAAGGGTGACGGAAAGTGAGTACCGGCGCGGACTCGAACGCGATTGAGAAAAAGTTTTTGCGCGCATCCGCCAATCCCTCGGAGCGCACCCTCATTGACATTCTGCGGTCCACTGCTCGCCGCTACCCGGATGCTGCCGCCATCGACGACGGCGACGCCGTAGTCACCTATTCCGACCTCCTCCACGAGATTGATGTCACCGCCAACTGGCTGTTTGAACAGGGCATTCGCCGCGGTGATCGCATTGGCGTGAGGATGCCGTCGGGAAGCCGAGAGCTGTACGTGGCAATCCTGTCGATTATGGCGGCGGGGGCTGCGTACGTGCCGGTCGATGCGGACGATCCGGACGAGCGGGCGGAGATGGTCTTCGGAGAGGCGCAGATCGCGGGGTATTTCGATGCCGATGGGCTGCACCTTACCGGCCGCGCGGGGGACACCGCGGTCCACACCGGCGAGCCCTTCCTCGACCAGTCCCCTTCCCCGGACGACGACTGCTGGATTATCTTCACATCAGGCTCGACGGGCAAGCCGAAGGGCGTGGCGGTCACGCACCGCAGTGCCGCGGCGTTCGTCGATGCGGAGGCCCGCTGGTTCCTGGTCAACCACCCCGAGGGACCTCTAGGGCCGGACGACCGAGTGCTGGCCGGGCTGTCGGTGGCATTTGACGCCTCCTGCGAGGAGATGTGGCTGGCCTGGAGAAACGGCGCCTGCCTAGTACCGGCGCCGCGCTCCCTGGTGCGATCCGGAGTCGATCTGGGCCCCTGGCTGATTTCTCGCCACATCACTGCCGTGTCGACCGTCCCAACCCTGGCTGGTCTTTGGCCAGCCGAGGCTTTGGACAGCGTCCGCCTGCTGATCGTCGGAGGCGAGGCGTGCCCGCAGGAGCTGGTCGACCGCCTCTCCACCCCGGAGCGCGAGATGTGGAACACCTACGGCCCCACTGAGGCGACGGTTGTGGCCTCCGGCATCCAACTGCACCCCGGAAAACCCGTGACCATCGGCTTTCCGCTGGACGGCTGGGACCTGACCGTCATCGACGAGGAGGGCAACCCGGTCCCTCCAGGCACCAAGGGTGAGCTGGTCATCGGCGGAGTGGGCCTGGCCCGCTACCTGGACCCGGCGAAGGACACCGAGAAGTACGCACCGCTGCCCGCCCTCGGCTGGGAGCGCGCGTACCGTACCGGCGACCACGTCATCATGGACGAGGCCGGGTTGTACTTCGCTGGCCGCGTCGACGATCAGGTGAAGATCGGCGGACGCCGCATCGAACTCGGCGAGGTCGAGGCCCACCTGGCCGCACTGCCCGGCGCGACGCAGGCGACCGTCGTTGTGCAGAAGACCGGCGCGGGCGACTCCGTCCTGGTCGGCTACGTCGGCGCGGGCGGCGACGCGGGCTCGATGGACCACGACGAGTGCATGGCCATACTCCGCGACGCCATGCCCGCCCCGATGGTGCCGCGCCTGCACATCATGGACGAACTGCCCGTGCGCACCTCTGGCAAGGTGGATAAGGCTGCGCTACCGTGGCCGCTGCCTGCCGCCCCTTCCGCGGATACCGAGGGGATGACGCCCGTTGAGGCATGGTTGTCGGGAATCTGGTCGGAGGTCCTGTCCGTCCCGCAGCCGGGCCCGGCGTCCGACTTCTTCGCCCTCGGCGGCACCTCTCTGGCCGCAGCAGGCGTGGTCGCCCGTATCCGCGAGCGCGCCCCGCAGGTCGCCGTACGCGATCTCTATGACCACCCTCGCCTGGGAAGGCTCGCCGAAGAGCTCGTCTCCCGGGGGCTTGTCGACGACTCCGTCGCTGGTGACGCCGCGTCCTCTACCGGCGAGGAAATACCCGAACCCACTCCGGTATCCCGGGGCACCCGCTGGGCGCAGGTGGCGCTCATGGTTCCGATTCAATGGGCTCGTGGCGTGCGCTGGGTTACCTGGCTGGCGATTGCGAACTGGGCTCTCGGTGGTCCGTTGGCGCTGCCGGGTTGGGCTGTCGCGCTGCTTGGAGTCCTGTTCCTGACACCGCTTGGAGTGATGCCTGTCAATGCTCTGCTGACTCGGGCCCTGACGTCCTCGGTACGCCCTGGCGACTTCCCGCGCGGCGGCTCCGTGCACTTGAGACTCTGGGCCGCCGAGCGATTGGCGGAATCGTCCGGAGTCCGCTCCGTTGCGGGCGCGCCCTTTGTGCTCTGGTACGCGAGGATGCTCGGCGCGTCGATAGGCAAGGGTGTGAATTTGCATTCACTGCCGCCGGTGACGGGCCTGGTGAGACTTGACGACTACTGCTCCATCGAGCCGGAGGTCGACCTGTCGGGCTACTGGGTCGACGGCGATACGGTGCACGTCGGCGAGATTTCCGTGGGTGCGCATGCGCGAGTCGGTGCCCGCTCTACCCTGCTGCCGGGCACACGGATTGGCCAGAGCGCGCACATCGAGGCGGGCTCGACCGTCACCGGCGAGAAGAAGGTCAAGGCGGGCGCGCGCTGGTCGGGCTCGCCGGCGCGCAAGGTCGGGCGTTCCAAGCACCGCTTCCCGGAGCAGCTGCCACCGTCGGCACGCGGCTGGGTCGCGGTGTACGCAGCGACGGCTGTGCTGCTTGCGCTGGTTCCGCTGGCATCACTGCTGGCCATGGCCGCGCTGCTCGGCTGGGCGACGGATGCAGGGGCCTTTGGCGCTGAGACAGCCGAGTGGGAGCTGAGCTCTGCGCTCGTCAGCGCACTGGCCTGGGTTCCTGCCGCAACCTTGGCGGGCATAATCGTCTACGCAGCCCTCACCCTGGTACTGGTGCGACTGTTCAGCCTGGGACTGCGCGCCGGCGTTCACCCGGTGCGCTCGAGAATCGGCTGGCAGGCCTGGGCGACAATCCGGCTCATGGATGCCGCCCGCGTCGACCTCTTTCTCATCTATGCCTCACTGCTGACCCCGAATTGGTTGCGCGCGCTCGGTGCCCGCATCGGCCACGATACGGAGATCTCCACCGCAGTCGCGATTCCGAAGTTGATGCAGGTAAAAGAGGAATCCTTCCTCGCTGACGACACCATGGTCGCAGGCTACGAGCTCGGCGGTGGGTGGATGCTTATCGACGATTCCAAGATTGGCAAACGGGCCTTCCTCGGCAACTCGGGCATCACCTTGCCCGGGCGCAAGCTGGCGAAGAACTCATTGGTTGCAGTGCTATCGTCCACGCCGAAGAAAACCAAGTCCGGTTCGAACTGGTGGGGATCTCCGCCGGAGAGGCTCCGCCGCGTTACCAATGTTGGCTCGGACGAGTCCGCACAGACGTACCGCCCGACCACGGGACTGAAAGTTGCCCGCGGCGTCGTGGAGACGCTGCGCATCCTGGCCCCGATGACATCCCTGGCGCTGGCGGTGGCCACCTTGGCCGGAATGCAGTGGATCGGCGAGGCGGCGTTGACTCTTGCGATGGGATTCCGGGGTGCCGAAGATACCATGGGAATCGCGTTTGCCCTGCTGGTTACGCTCGCCCTGACTCCCCTGGTGTTCCTGCTCGCCGGCATCCTGGGCCTTGCGGTGACAGTGGCCGCGAAGTGGGTGTGCGTCGGCAAGCATCGCACGGGCGAGTCCCCGCTGTGGAGTAGGTTCGTGTGGCTCAATGAGCTTCAGGACACCTTCGTGGAGATGGTCGCCGCGCCGTGGTACCTGAACCCGGCGATGGCGACCGGAGGGGCGTCGCGCGCGATGCGTCTGCTGGGTGCGAAGATTGGCCACGGAGTGTGGCTGGAGAGCTACTGGCTGCCGGAGACGGACCTGGTGGTTATCGAACGCGGCGCGACCGTCGGGCGCGGTTGCGTGGTTCAGACCCACCTTTTCACCGACCGCGTGATGACTCTCGACGAGGTTCACATCGGCCGCGGCGCCGTACTGGGGCCGCACTCGGTGGTGCTGCCGGCATCGGTGCTGGGCGCGGGCGCGCGGGTGGAGCCGGGGTCGCTGGTGATGCGCGGCGATCACGTTCCGGCGCACACGGCCTGGCGTGGCAATCCAATCGAGCCGAAGGCTGCGAAGTAGGGGGAGCGCTGCGGCCGTCGCCCACAACAGCGCCCCACCTTCGACATAGTCGACGCGAACCCCGGCCCCGGCGGCGCGTGGCGCCACCGCTGGGATTCCCTGACCATGGAGACGGTCAACAACATCTACGACCTTCCCGGCATGCCCCAGGCCGAAGCCCCACCAGAGGCCAAGGCCTCGACCACATTGATTGACTACTTCGGGAAGTTCGAAAAGCGCGTCCGCGAGGGCCTGCCGCCACAGTCGGTGGTGTCGGTGACCGGACTCGGCTGGAATCCCTAGCTCGTCGATGCCCGCGAGCGCGGCGTCCTAGTCCCCCACCCGATGTTTGAGTGCACGGACTCAACCGGCGTGATCATCGCCGACGGGGAGCACCTGGACTTCGATGCCGTCAATTTCGGCACCGGGTTTCGCTGGGAGATGCGCCACCTTAGACCGCTGCATCTTTGCGACGAAGCCGGCGGCATCCTCATGGATCCACCGCAGGTCGTCGCCGATCCTCGCATCTTCCTCGTTGGCTACGGCCCATCGGCCTCTACCGTCGGAGCCAATCGCGCCAGTCGCGATGCCGCGAATTCAATCCGTCGCCAGATGAAGGCCCGGGCCCGCCCCTAACCCACAAGTTTTCGCGAGAAAACCCTCACTTTTTTGTTTTCAAACATTTACTCTTGTGGGCATGACTGACTTCCCCACCAAAGACGGCCTGAATATGCCCATCACTCCGCTGCGCTTCCTCGAGCGCAGCGCCCGCGTCCATCCGGAAAAGATCGGATTTGTCGACGGCCCCCGCCGAATCTCCTTCCGCCAGATGGCCACGGATGCGCAGGCCTTCGCGCACGCGCTTATCGACGCCGGCCTGGCCACCCACGAGCGCATCGGCGTCCTGGCGGCCAACAGCTACGAGGCTCTACTGGCCCAGTTCGCCGTACCGCTAGCCAGAGGCGTGGTGGTGGCGATCAATACACGACTGGCCCCGAAGGAGATCGAATACATCCTGGAGCACTCGGGCATAACCACCCTGATGGGCGAGAAGTCTCTGATCGACAAAGCTCTTCCCACAATCGGCCACCAGCTAGAGCATGTCATTTACATCGCCGATGGCGACGGCACCGAACCGGTAGCCGCACCTGCCACCGACCCCGCTACCGATGAGCCGGGTTCAAGCACAGCCAGCATCGACTTCACCACCTTTAGCAGCTTCATCGCGGGAGGCGGCGTCGGCAAGCAGGACCTGCCCTACGAGGTGGCCGATGAAAATGACCCCATCGCGATTAACTACACCTCGGGCACGACAGGCAAGCCGAAGGGCGTGGTCTACACTCACCGCGGCGCGTACCTCAACGCGCTGGGGCAGGTGCAGACGATGCACTTCAACCACCACACCGTTTACCTGTGGACACTGCCTATGTTCCACTGCTCCGGCTGGTGCACCGGTTGGGCAGCGATGTCGGTGAGCGCGCGCCAGGTAGCAATTCGCGCGGTGCGCGGCCCCGAGATGTGGCAGCTCATCCTCGACGAGGGCGTCACCGCGATGTGCGGCGCCCCAGCAGTGCTGACCACGCTGGTCGACGACGAGAACAAGCGCCGCGTCACCAACCTGCGAATCATGACCGCGGGCGCCCCGCCGAGCCCGACCATCATCACGCGCTGCGAAAATATCGGAGTGGAGATCACCCACGTCTACGGCCTGACCGAAACCTACGGCCCATTCACCGTCTGCGAGTCCCAGCCGGACTGGTCCGACATGACCGTCCGCCGCCGCGCAGTGCTCAAGGCCCGCCAGGGCGTCGCGTCCGTCACCAACCAGGACGTGCGCATTATTGAGCCCACCGATACCCTCGACGCACCACTAATCGATGTGCCTGCCGACGGCGCCACGATTGGCGAGATCATCATGACGGGCAACGGCGTGATGAACGGGTACTTCCGCGACCCGGAGGCGACCGCGCACGCGTTCCGGGGCGGCTGGTTCCACTCCGGAGACCTGGGCGTGATGCACCCGGACGGATATATCCAGCTCCTCGACCGCGCCAAGGACGTCATCGTCTCCGGCGGTGAGAACATCTCCACCATCGAGGTCGAGCAGGCCGTAGTGAGTTACCCGGATGTGTCCGATTGCGCCGTCATCGGCGTTCCGGACGACAAGTGGGGCGAGCGCCCGCGCGCCTACGTCGTACTGCGCCCGGAGGCGCTCGGCGAAGGCTCACCGGAGGAGATCGCCGAGCACAACGAGGCCGTAGCCGCGGTTATCATCGCGCACTGCCGCGCCCACATCGCCGGATACAAAGTCCCGCGCGACGTGGTGGTCATCGACGAGTTGCCGCGGACCTCGACCGGCAAGGTGCGCAAAAACGAGCTGCGCGAGGCCGCCTGGGCGGGGCACGGGGACTCCCGCATCAAGGGCTAACGCTAAGAGCTACAGCACCCGCGCCCCCTCTGAAACCGGCTCCGCACCGGCTCGCACTTCGGAGAGCGGTTCTGCTGCTGAGCGGGCTTTTTTAGCGGCCTTGACCAGCACTTTCAGGGAGGCGATTGTCTCTGGCCAACCCCGGGTTTTCAGGCCACAGTCCGGGTTGATCCACAGCAGCTTGGGGTCCACGCTCGCCAACGCGTCAGAAATCAGGTCATCGACCTCTTGCTGCCCCGGCACACGCGGCGAGTGGATATCCCACACACCGGGGCCGATTCCTTGTGCGTAGCCGGCGTTGGAGAGGGCGGCAAGGACTTGCATTCCATTTCGGGCCGCTTCGATGGAGGTAACATCGGCATCCAAATCACCGATAGTGCCGATTAGCTCATTGAATTCCGAATAGCACATATGGGTGTGAATCTGGATGTCATCGGCCACTCCGGCCGTGGCCAGACGGAAGGATCCGACCGCCCATTCGAGGTAGGCGGGCTGATCCTCCTTCCTCAGCGGCAGCAGCTCACGGATTGCAGGCTCATCTACCTGAATGATGCGCGCACCGGCAGCCACCAGATCGGCAATCTCGTCACGCAGCGCTAACGCCACCTGATCTGCGGTAGTTCCCAGTGGCTGATCGTCGCGAACAAAAGACCATGCAAGCATCGTCACCGGCCCGGTCAGCATGCCCTTGACCTGACGGGACGTCATCGTCGCCGCTGCCTCATACCAGCGCACCGTCATCGGCTCCGGGCGGGATACATCACCGAACAGAATCGGAGGACGCACACATCGGGAGCCATAAGACTGCACCCAGCCATTCGTCGTGGCTAGGTACCCGTCGAGCTGCTCAGAGAAGTACTGCACCATATCATTGCGCTCTGGCTCTCCGTGAACTAGCACGTCAAGACCAAGCTCCTCCTGGCGTTCAATGACCTCGCGGATTTCAGCTATCATCGCCGCGTCGTACCGCTCCGGGGTAAGGTCGCCGCGGCGCAGGCGCGCCCGGGCCCTGCGGATTTCCGCAGTCTGAGGGAAGGATCCAATAGTGGTGGTCGGCAACTCGGGCAGATTCAGCGTCTTTTCCTGGGCCGCACGCCTGCGCTCGAACGGAGTGCGAGTCCTGTCCTGCTCGCCGACTGCAGCCACTCGCCTCTCAACCCGCTCATTGTGGATTAACTCTGAAGTCGCCCGCTTACCGACGGCCACACGGGCCCGCCTCAGCGCCGCGGCATCGTCAGCAGTGATGTCCGTGCCGTTAATGCGCGCTTGAAGAACTCGGGCCAAAAGCGCGACCTCGGCGATTTTCTCTTCACCAAACGCTAGCCAATCGTGGATCTCGGCCTCACTTTCGGTGGGGGTCTCAGCCCTCAGCGAGTACGGAACATGCAGCAGAGAACAGCTGGTGGAAACGATAATCTCGCCTCGGTCTGCGAGATTCTCGAGAATATTCAGAGCTTCGTCGAGGTCACGCCTCCATACATTGCGCCCATCCACGATGCCCGCAACCAACACCTCTTGCCCGGTCCAGTGAGGCAATTCAGCCCCTCCAGCGACTAAGTCGACGCCGATGGCGCCGACTCCGGTTCCGGAGAAAATCTCTAGGGCCTGATCGCCGTCGCCGAAGTAAGTTTGTACCCACAGCTTTGCCCCCGCAGCCTCGGCGGCGTCGGAAAGCACCTGGTAGCACCGACGGAGACGCTGCCGGGCGCCATCATCGAGATCTGTGACAGCGATAGGCTCATCGAGTTGTACCCACTCAAACCCCTCAGCGCCAAGGCGCACGATTATATCCTGGTAAGCGTCTACGAGCTGTTCCAGGAGGGCCAGCGGATCGGAGCCATCGTCGGTGCGTGCCAGGGCTAGGTAAGTGTACGGGCCGATCAGATGCGGACGTATGACGCCCTTGCTGTAGGCACGGAAATTACAGGCTTCGCCGAGCCATGTGGCCACGTCGGGTCGAAAAACCGTCCGAGAGGATAGCTCTGGGACAATGTAGTGATAGTTAGTATCGAACCACTTTGTCATTGCGGACGCAGGCTGCGTCTCAGTGCCGCGCGCCGTGGCGAAATAGCGGTCAATCCAGGCAGGAAGGTTGGCGCCGATGCAATCCGGAATCGTGTCGAATCGGGACGGCAACACCCCCAGCAGAGCTGAAGTATCAAGCATTGAATCATAGAAGGACCGGCCGACGGTGGGGATTGAATCAATACCCGCAGCGTTGGCACTGTCGATGTAGCGGTGTACTAGGCCACGCGCTGTTGCTGCGAGCAGTCCGGCTGTAGCCGGGTCTCGCCAATACTTCTCCAGTGCGATTTTAAGTTCTCTATTTGGCCCGATACGCGGAATGCCCGCGACGGTAGCATGAATAGCCATGATCTCGTGATTTCCTCGTCAATCGTGATCGGCAGTGAATATCTATTTCTCACAACCGGCAGGCATTCGGGCTTGTCGACGTAGCAGATACCGAAGCCATGGCTATTTTCACAATTGCGCCAATGCGTTTTTAGTGCAATTTGCGCGGTTTGACCCCGGATTATTCAACTAGACGCTTACCGTTGCGGGACAGCTCCGGACTTTCACCGGATTCCCCTGCATAACTCATGGTTGTTCGACTATGACTCCACTCATTCCGGGGCTCCAGTGAGTGCACCATTTCGGCTCGTCATACTCAACCACAAGGCGGCTGTTGGCCAACAGTGTATACCACGCCACATTTCCTATTGAGCAGAGGGCAAGAATTAGCGAGTTTCCGAGATTCATCAACCCTTTTGGGGTGACCTAGCAACGTATAGACCCGAAAAAGGCTAACCCCACCAGTAGTTATTCGTTTCATTTTTTGAACCAGCATATAGATAGCATGTCGTCCTATTAATGGCTTAAGATAGAAACAACAGCTAAAGCGACTACAGCCCTGCCTGAATCTCAGCACAGAAGGGAGCCCTCCCATGACAGAGTCGACACAAACGCCACTAAAGAACGCCATCCAGCCCTTCGACGGCGATGTGCAATCCGGCATTGAGCAACCAGGTCCCGCGCATCTGCACCTAATCGCCCTGGACTTTAACGAGGACATAAGTCCCGAAGGCATAGCCGAACTATTCCGCAGGCTTACAGACGTTTCTCGACGACTCACCCAGGGCGAGGAGATTCCAGACTTCCTCGAGCGCGCAATGGTCGAGGTCATCGCAAATCTGACCATCACTGCGGGCTTTGGCGAGCGAGTCTTTGACCTACTGGGAAAATCCGACCGCAAACCCGCCGGTCTACATGACATTCCATCCTTTAAGTTAGACCGGCTGCGCCCCGAGTGGGGGCAGAGTGACTTCGTCCTACAAAT is a window of Corynebacterium lactis RW2-5 DNA encoding:
- the metE gene encoding 5-methyltetrahydropteroyltriglutamate--homocysteine S-methyltransferase, yielding MAIHATVAGIPRIGPNRELKIALEKYWRDPATAGLLAATARGLVHRYIDSANAAGIDSIPTVGRSFYDSMLDTSALLGVLPSRFDTIPDCIGANLPAWIDRYFATARGTETQPASAMTKWFDTNYHYIVPELSSRTVFRPDVATWLGEACNFRAYSKGVIRPHLIGPYTYLALARTDDGSDPLALLEQLVDAYQDIIVRLGAEGFEWVQLDEPIAVTDLDDGARQRLRRCYQVLSDAAEAAGAKLWVQTYFGDGDQALEIFSGTGVGAIGVDLVAGGAELPHWTGQEVLVAGIVDGRNVWRRDLDEALNILENLADRGEIIVSTSCSLLHVPYSLRAETPTESEAEIHDWLAFGEEKIAEVALLARVLQARINGTDITADDAAALRRARVAVGKRATSELIHNERVERRVAAVGEQDRTRTPFERRRAAQEKTLNLPELPTTTIGSFPQTAEIRRARARLRRGDLTPERYDAAMIAEIREVIERQEELGLDVLVHGEPERNDMVQYFSEQLDGYLATTNGWVQSYGSRCVRPPILFGDVSRPEPMTVRWYEAAATMTSRQVKGMLTGPVTMLAWSFVRDDQPLGTTADQVALALRDEIADLVAAGARIIQVDEPAIRELLPLRKEDQPAYLEWAVGSFRLATAGVADDIQIHTHMCYSEFNELIGTIGDLDADVTSIEAARNGMQVLAALSNAGYAQGIGPGVWDIHSPRVPGQQEVDDLISDALASVDPKLLWINPDCGLKTRGWPETIASLKVLVKAAKKARSAAEPLSEVRAGAEPVSEGARVL